Proteins found in one Scomber scombrus chromosome 15, fScoSco1.1, whole genome shotgun sequence genomic segment:
- the enoph1 gene encoding enolase-phosphatase E1 translates to MATVSIPACTSALLLDIEGTTTPITFVKDILFPYIREHLEDYLSTHWEEDECKQDVHLLKKQMEEDMKQNRACPVHAVDQTVHTDEEKAIREVMDNVLWQMAADRKSTALKQLQGHMWRAAYSAGRIKGEIYPDVVPSIKRWRGKGLKVFIYSSGSVEAQKLLFGYSVEGDVLDLFDGHFDTSIGAKVDGKSYERIAERIGCQPEEITFLTDVTREAKAAEDVGVNVAVVVRPGNMELTDEERSHYTLITSFNQLELTGRA, encoded by the exons ATGGCCACTGTTTCAATCCCTGCCTGCACCAGCGCACTCTTGCTGGACATTGAAGGCACAACCACACCTATCACATTTGTTAAG GATATCTTATTTCCGTACATCAGGGAACATCTTGAAGATTACCTGTCGACTCACTGGGAAGAAGACGAGTGCAAACAGGATGTTCATCTTCTAAAGAAACAG ATGGAAGAGGACATGAAGCAGAACCGGGCGTGCCCCGTCCACGCTGTGGACCAGACGGTTCACACAGACGAGGAGAAGGCCATTAGGGAAGTAATGGATAATGTGCTGTGGCAGATGGCCGCAGACAGGAAGTCCACAGCACTCAAACAACTGCAGGGTCACATGTGGAGAGCAGCTTATAGTGCGGGGAGAATCAAAGGCGA GATTTACCCGGACGTCGTTCCGTCTATCAAACGATGGCGAGGAAAAGGCCTGAAAGTCTTCATCTACTCCTCCGGCAGCGTGGAGGCTCAGAAACTTCTGTTCGGATATTCTGTGGAAGGAGACGTTTTAGAT ttATTCGATGGTCACTTCGACACCAGTATAGGTGCAAAGGTTGACGGCAAAAGCTACGAAAGAATCGCTGAGAGGATCGGCTGCCAACCGGAGGAAATCACATTCCTGACAGACGTCACTCGAG AGGCGAAAGCGGCCGAGGACGTCGGTGTGAACGTGGCGGTGGTCGTCAGGCCCGGAAACATGGAGCTGACAGATGAAGAGCGCTCCCACTACACCCTCATCACGTCCTTTAACCAGCTGGAGCTGACGGGACGAGCTTAA